Proteins from a single region of Mucilaginibacter daejeonensis:
- the traJ gene encoding conjugative transposon protein TraJ, with amino-acid sequence MKKKLFIGAVLALTGMVSPLLSRAEGLATDIHGLQSVLDQVYDEMMPLCSQLIGVARGIAGFGALWYIAARVWRHIANAESIDLYPLLRPFALGMAILLFPAVIGMINGVMKPTVTATAGMVKNSDAAIAKLLEAKQAAIEKTDTWQMYVGNDGEGDRDIWYKYTHPDDPTGENEGMLSGLGNDVKFAMDKASFRFRNSVKQWLSEVLQVVFEAAALCINTIRTFYLIVLAILGPLVFGLSVFDGFQHTLTSWLSRYLNVFLWLPVANIFGSIIGKVQENMLKLDIEQVQNAGDTFFSSTDTAYLIFLLIGIIGYFTVPAVTGLIIHPGGANGLLNKVTNLTGVTVSNVRNSLGSIGNVSSGQRSQSSGNIITNSGYTWDGQNKSADKQPSSYQAEKLNGNPKT; translated from the coding sequence ATGAAAAAGAAACTATTCATCGGCGCCGTACTGGCCCTGACGGGGATGGTCTCTCCCTTACTATCCCGTGCCGAAGGCCTGGCAACCGATATCCACGGCCTGCAAAGCGTGCTGGATCAGGTCTATGATGAGATGATGCCGCTGTGCAGCCAGCTCATCGGCGTGGCGCGTGGTATCGCCGGCTTCGGTGCCTTATGGTATATCGCAGCAAGAGTATGGCGGCATATCGCCAACGCGGAATCCATCGACCTGTACCCACTGTTGCGTCCTTTCGCTTTAGGCATGGCAATCCTATTATTCCCGGCCGTGATCGGTATGATCAACGGGGTGATGAAGCCGACCGTGACCGCTACGGCAGGCATGGTGAAGAACTCCGATGCGGCCATTGCCAAACTGCTCGAAGCCAAGCAGGCAGCTATCGAAAAGACCGATACTTGGCAGATGTATGTCGGCAATGACGGGGAAGGTGACCGCGACATATGGTACAAGTACACCCACCCCGATGATCCCACCGGCGAAAATGAAGGCATGCTTTCCGGGCTGGGCAATGATGTCAAGTTCGCCATGGATAAAGCGAGCTTTAGGTTCCGCAATAGTGTGAAGCAATGGCTGAGCGAAGTGTTACAGGTCGTGTTCGAGGCAGCTGCGCTTTGCATCAATACCATCCGCACTTTTTACCTGATCGTGCTCGCCATCCTCGGCCCCCTGGTCTTCGGCCTGTCGGTGTTCGACGGCTTCCAGCATACGCTCACGTCGTGGCTGTCACGTTATCTCAACGTTTTCCTATGGTTACCGGTGGCCAACATCTTTGGCAGTATCATCGGTAAGGTGCAGGAGAATATGCTCAAACTGGACATCGAGCAGGTGCAAAATGCCGGAGATACGTTCTTCAGTTCCACCGACACCGCCTATCTCATTTTCCTGCTGATCGGTATCATCGGCTATTTCACCGTACCTGCCGTGACCGGTTTAATTATCCATCCCGGTGGTGCCAACGGCCTGCTCAACAAAGTGACCAACCTGACGGGAGTAACTGTCAGTAATGTACGCAATTCGCTCGGTAGCATAGGCAACGTTTCATCAGGACAGAGGTCTCAAAGCAGCGGTAACATCATCACCAACTCCGGCTACACGTGGGATGGTCAAAACAAGAGTGCAGATAAACAGCCATCGTCCTACCAGGCCGAAAAACTCAATGGAAACCCTAAAACATAA
- the traK gene encoding conjugative transposon protein TraK — MFSHLRNIETAFQQNKRIVALVIITSALIAIAAMYLAFRAYQKADAKVYVLANGKALEAMSADRRENIPVEARDHIKMFHHYFFTLDPDEKVIEGNIRKALYLADESASNQYNGLKEKSYYNNLISGNISQEIQVDSIQLNMNSYPYFFKCYAKEKLVRATSTIHKVLITKGYLRNVGRSDNNPHGFLIEKWETIINRDTTTSTP, encoded by the coding sequence ATGTTCAGTCATTTAAGAAACATCGAAACGGCGTTCCAGCAGAACAAACGGATCGTCGCGCTCGTCATCATCACCAGTGCACTGATCGCCATCGCCGCCATGTACCTGGCCTTTCGCGCTTACCAAAAGGCAGATGCCAAAGTGTACGTACTGGCGAATGGTAAAGCATTAGAAGCGATGTCAGCAGATCGCAGGGAGAACATTCCGGTGGAGGCACGTGACCACATCAAAATGTTCCATCATTACTTTTTTACGCTCGACCCGGATGAGAAAGTGATCGAGGGCAATATCCGCAAGGCTTTATACCTGGCGGATGAAAGCGCCAGTAACCAGTACAATGGCTTAAAGGAGAAAAGCTATTACAATAACCTCATCTCGGGTAACATCAGCCAGGAGATACAGGTAGACAGCATTCAGCTCAATATGAATAGCTATCCCTATTTCTTTAAATGCTATGCCAAAGAGAAACTGGTAAGGGCGACCTCGACCATCCACAAAGTACTGATCACCAAAGGCTACCTGCGTAATGTAGGCCGCTCCGACAATAACCCTCATGGTTTCCTCATCGAGAAATGGGAAACCATCATTAATCGTGATACGACAACCAGCACGCCATGA
- the traM gene encoding conjugative transposon protein TraM yields the protein MEKQKKFLLVLPLLVIPFLTLAFWALGGGKGDGQTIVQNKGLDTDLPQAQFKDKEKSDKLTIYQSAKRDSGQNGVSPEFLKAVGLDQNGTSKQDSTQNADAQADAIQEKLAKLNKQINEPKASSSHYADEPDPAQVKRLNRMMRQQTASANEPDPELKQLDKMLDKIQAIQNPNAAPSKEETRSTEPAKPFRAIPAVIDGKQKVADGAAVKLRLTDTATIKGQLLEKGQELFGTGHVVNQRLLVNIKTIRLGTQIIPVELTVFSQDGMPGIPAPEAELSGVTSNNADQTLQSMQIMSMDQSIAGQAAAGGINAAKDLFSKKMKKIKVKLSDEYPVLLKKGN from the coding sequence ATGGAGAAGCAAAAGAAGTTCCTGCTAGTATTGCCGCTACTGGTGATCCCGTTCCTGACGCTCGCTTTCTGGGCATTGGGCGGCGGTAAAGGAGACGGCCAAACCATCGTACAGAACAAAGGCCTCGATACCGATCTGCCGCAGGCGCAATTCAAGGACAAAGAGAAAAGTGACAAGCTTACCATCTACCAATCGGCCAAACGTGATTCGGGACAGAACGGCGTCTCCCCCGAGTTCCTCAAAGCGGTCGGGCTCGATCAAAATGGTACGTCAAAACAGGACAGCACCCAAAATGCCGATGCACAGGCCGACGCCATACAAGAAAAACTGGCCAAACTCAACAAACAGATCAATGAGCCGAAGGCAAGTTCATCGCATTATGCGGATGAACCCGACCCGGCGCAGGTCAAACGCCTTAATAGGATGATGCGGCAACAAACCGCATCTGCTAACGAGCCGGACCCGGAGTTGAAGCAACTCGACAAGATGCTGGATAAGATACAGGCCATACAGAACCCCAATGCGGCTCCGTCAAAAGAAGAAACTAGATCTACCGAACCTGCTAAACCGTTCCGTGCGATACCGGCCGTGATCGATGGGAAACAGAAAGTGGCCGATGGCGCGGCCGTTAAACTAAGACTGACCGACACCGCAACGATCAAAGGACAATTGCTGGAAAAGGGGCAGGAACTTTTCGGCACGGGGCATGTGGTTAACCAGCGGCTGCTGGTCAATATCAAGACCATCCGTCTCGGGACCCAGATCATACCGGTCGAGCTTACGGTATTCAGCCAGGACGGAATGCCCGGCATACCAGCACCTGAAGCGGAACTGAGCGGCGTGACCAGCAATAATGCTGATCAGACCCTACAAAGCATGCAGATCATGAGCATGGACCAGTCCATCGCGGGACAGGCTGCTGCGGGTGGTATCAACGCCGCCAAAGACCTTTTCAGCAAAAAGATGAAAAAGATCAAAGTTAAACTAAGCGATGAGTACCCGGTACTGCTCAAAAAGGGAAATTAA
- a CDS encoding Crp/Fnr family transcriptional regulator: MAISFIGFLNDLSPLSPEVVKALSACIQITDIEKHDLLIIEEDKDIRMFFLIDGYVRCFYIDEYKERTLWFRGPGELLIAGRGFYDQNGAADNIEVQKAGQVASLSYEALDAITTGYPEFEKCRRVLAEYMFKASVELNGDQ, from the coding sequence ATGGCGATATCCTTTATCGGCTTTTTGAATGACCTCTCTCCCCTATCGCCCGAGGTCGTAAAGGCACTGTCGGCTTGTATCCAGATTACAGATATTGAAAAACATGACCTGTTAATAATTGAAGAGGATAAGGACATACGAATGTTTTTTTTGATTGACGGTTATGTAAGATGCTTTTATATAGATGAGTATAAAGAACGCACTCTATGGTTCCGTGGGCCGGGTGAATTGCTTATTGCCGGGCGTGGATTCTATGATCAGAATGGCGCTGCTGACAATATTGAAGTACAAAAAGCAGGACAAGTAGCATCGTTGAGCTATGAAGCGCTTGACGCCATCACAACAGGCTATCCCGAATTTGAGAAATGTCGTCGCGTTTTAGCAGAGTATATGTTCAAGGCGAGTGTGGAACTTAACGGCGATCAATGA
- a CDS encoding helix-turn-helix domain-containing protein, whose translation MAETIHIGRKISRIRELRGMKQDALAAQLGISQQAISKLEQSENVEDETLEKVAKILNVSPEAIKNFSEEAVFNNINTFHDNSSLNDYSSLLNYQCTFNPIDKIVELYERLLKSEQEKVELLKNSK comes from the coding sequence ATGGCAGAAACAATACATATCGGAAGAAAGATCAGCCGTATCCGGGAATTAAGAGGTATGAAGCAGGATGCTTTAGCTGCGCAATTGGGTATTAGTCAGCAGGCTATATCTAAGCTAGAGCAAAGCGAAAATGTTGAAGATGAAACTTTAGAAAAGGTTGCCAAAATTTTAAACGTTTCACCAGAAGCTATCAAGAATTTTAGCGAAGAGGCTGTTTTTAATAATATTAACACTTTCCATGACAACAGTTCTTTGAACGATTATAGCTCGTTATTAAATTATCAGTGTACTTTCAACCCTATCGATAAAATTGTAGAGTTGTATGAGCGCCTGCTCAAAAGTGAACAGGAAAAAGTCGAGCTACTTAAAAATTCCAAGTAG
- a CDS encoding sigma-70 family RNA polymerase sigma factor, giving the protein MSRSAVKYSKEFHVHFELFREAQEIGFAFLYRKLFPNFLYMAQRMVKEDIAATSIAQEGFLRLWQCRVNIKDLGHLNDFLHDQIKQAVYRYYRLPSTRFYRGLIQIDGIENAADHFMIDPGSVDRQENGQAVTEAANMERERQRAQLFAVLPGLPGSQKQVIDLLLRHGFDYERIAWHLGGVSCYVAAKRIESTIALLKSILISGAVVSDGQVIRKQVVLTGGLTEEQANILRYRYELSYSFAEIAKLMNIQQADIQRAFVIAHQQMRKEKAA; this is encoded by the coding sequence ATGTCACGATCAGCGGTCAAATATAGCAAAGAGTTCCACGTACACTTTGAGCTTTTCAGAGAAGCACAAGAGATTGGATTTGCCTTTTTGTACCGCAAATTGTTTCCCAACTTTCTTTACATGGCGCAGCGAATGGTCAAGGAAGATATAGCGGCCACCAGTATCGCCCAGGAAGGCTTTTTACGCCTTTGGCAATGTAGGGTGAACATCAAGGATCTGGGACACTTGAATGACTTCCTGCATGACCAGATCAAACAAGCGGTTTATCGTTATTATAGGCTTCCCTCTACCCGGTTCTACCGTGGCCTGATCCAAATTGACGGCATCGAGAATGCAGCAGATCACTTCATGATCGACCCTGGATCCGTCGATCGCCAAGAGAATGGCCAGGCCGTTACTGAGGCGGCAAACATGGAGCGGGAACGGCAACGTGCACAATTGTTCGCTGTGTTGCCCGGCCTGCCTGGAAGCCAAAAGCAAGTGATTGATCTGTTATTGCGGCACGGTTTCGACTATGAGCGTATCGCCTGGCATCTAGGTGGCGTATCCTGCTACGTGGCAGCTAAACGGATCGAAAGCACCATTGCGCTCCTCAAAAGCATACTGATCAGCGGCGCAGTTGTCTCCGATGGTCAGGTCATCAGGAAACAGGTCGTACTCACCGGAGGCCTTACGGAAGAACAGGCCAATATACTGCGCTACCGTTACGAACTGAGTTACAGCTTTGCCGAGATCGCAAAATTGATGAACATTCAGCAGGCTGATATACAGCGGGCCTTCGTGATCGCCCACCAGCAAATGAGAAAGGAGAAAGCTGCATGA
- a CDS encoding RNA recognition motif domain-containing protein, with translation MTKLFVSGFPLEITEMELARMLGPYGDISTIKIIRDKQTRKCKGYAFIEMVSPEAAEKAIEALDGVEMQGRPLTVKITEDKPVLSATNYRRSFAAPSMKFNESFKTDPSGRPKRPRRTLQ, from the coding sequence GTGACCAAACTGTTCGTCAGCGGCTTCCCTTTAGAGATCACGGAAATGGAACTGGCCAGGATGTTGGGCCCATATGGTGATATCAGTACGATCAAGATCATCAGGGACAAACAGACCCGTAAGTGCAAAGGTTATGCATTTATCGAGATGGTCTCACCCGAAGCTGCCGAAAAAGCGATCGAGGCACTTGATGGCGTGGAGATGCAAGGCCGTCCTCTAACCGTTAAGATCACGGAAGATAAACCTGTTCTGTCAGCCACTAACTACCGTAGATCTTTTGCCGCTCCTTCAATGAAATTCAACGAGAGCTTTAAAACAGATCCATCTGGTCGTCCAAAGCGCCCAAGACGAACATTGCAATAG